The Metabacillus litoralis genome contains a region encoding:
- a CDS encoding replicative DNA helicase encodes MSLNHAEFIVTGFEEMSIAEKAFLGSLMKADYLLKDTVVQPEQLASTRHQELMRRMVEWNREGKNIDLISLTTLPDLENFGGMSYLAELLSFADLERFEGMEKLILDSWKEREKRNILSVAAHNDWEIAKVIAELDRINQSKVDDHTSLQQALLTIYEAPWEEQTILQAATTGINKLDEMTGGFQEGEVAIIAARPSMGKTDVMLHFAKMSGWAGYLPLIFSLEMPEKLITKRLIASTGGFNRSKMRDPKRLLSENQKNNWANVIGHLNETHIQIFDGSGQTVAEMRAKTRKMMNQYPNKKPILFIDYLTLIQPGQIYGGNSHQQVTEISKSLKTMAKDFKCPVICLAQLNRSVESRADKRPMMSDIRESGSVEQDADVILFLYREAYYDKESQDNTLDIIVSKNRNGSVGYISVNYNKYTGEIVE; translated from the coding sequence ATGAGTTTAAATCATGCTGAATTTATCGTAACGGGTTTTGAAGAGATGAGTATCGCTGAAAAAGCATTTTTAGGTAGTTTAATGAAGGCAGATTACCTGCTAAAGGATACGGTCGTTCAACCTGAACAATTAGCAAGTACTCGCCATCAAGAATTAATGCGAAGGATGGTGGAATGGAATCGTGAAGGGAAAAATATTGACTTAATTTCACTCACAACTTTACCAGACCTTGAAAACTTTGGTGGGATGTCATATCTTGCGGAATTGCTTTCCTTTGCAGATCTAGAGAGATTTGAAGGAATGGAAAAACTTATCCTCGATTCTTGGAAGGAGCGGGAAAAGAGAAACATCTTATCAGTTGCGGCTCATAATGATTGGGAGATTGCTAAGGTTATTGCTGAGTTGGATAGAATTAACCAAAGCAAAGTTGACGATCATACTTCCTTACAACAAGCACTGTTAACTATTTATGAGGCACCTTGGGAAGAACAAACTATTTTGCAAGCTGCAACAACTGGTATTAATAAGCTTGACGAGATGACAGGAGGATTTCAGGAAGGCGAAGTAGCGATTATTGCTGCAAGACCATCGATGGGAAAAACGGATGTGATGCTTCATTTTGCAAAAATGTCAGGGTGGGCTGGCTATTTACCACTAATATTTTCCCTAGAAATGCCGGAAAAGCTAATTACTAAGCGATTAATTGCATCAACAGGTGGTTTTAACCGTTCAAAAATGCGCGATCCTAAAAGATTGCTAAGTGAAAATCAGAAGAATAATTGGGCGAATGTAATCGGTCATCTTAACGAAACTCATATACAAATTTTTGATGGTTCTGGACAAACTGTAGCGGAGATGAGAGCAAAAACGCGTAAAATGATGAATCAATATCCAAATAAAAAACCGATTCTTTTTATTGATTATTTAACACTCATTCAACCAGGACAAATCTACGGTGGTAATTCACATCAACAAGTAACAGAAATCTCCAAATCTCTCAAAACAATGGCAAAGGATTTTAAATGCCCTGTTATTTGCTTGGCACAGCTAAACCGATCGGTCGAATCACGAGCAGATAAACGGCCAATGATGTCAGATATTCGGGAATCAGGAAGCGTTGAACAAGACGCCGATGTGATTTTGTTCTTATATCGCGAAGCCTATTACGATAAGGAATCTCAAGACAATACTCTTGACATCATCGTCTCGAAAAATCGAAATGGCTCTGTAGGATACATCTCAGTGAATTACAACAAATATACAGGAGAGATTGTGGAGTAA
- a CDS encoding DMT family transporter, with the protein MSLKKYSVLLFLVLANLFWAGNYVFGQYLVAEMTPLQMTFFRWLIAVFLLVPLAHFIERPNWKSVWKEWKTLLVLAVLGIISYNFLLYEALQYTTSLNAALVNSINPAVIVLFSVLFLKEKIQLKNMIGLMISLLGVLLVLTKGQLHLIFHNNYNQGDILMIFAIIVWTIYSIIGRKTKNIPPIAATSVSVIFALIMLLPMIAVNGSDFNLNLSHQALIGILYMGMFPSVCSFIFWNISLRHIDASKAGIYLNLITVFTAIIGLILGKSISVVQVVGGVLVFMGVYLTSMKVKARKGKVEQIPGETFKI; encoded by the coding sequence ATGTCATTGAAGAAATATTCTGTTTTACTGTTTCTTGTGTTAGCTAATTTATTTTGGGCAGGTAATTATGTATTTGGTCAATACTTAGTTGCTGAAATGACTCCTTTGCAAATGACGTTTTTCCGATGGTTAATCGCTGTTTTTCTCCTTGTACCTTTAGCACATTTTATCGAGCGGCCAAATTGGAAAAGTGTTTGGAAGGAGTGGAAAACTCTCCTTGTGTTAGCTGTACTTGGAATCATAAGTTATAACTTTCTATTATACGAAGCTTTACAGTATACCACTTCACTAAATGCGGCTTTAGTCAATTCTATTAATCCAGCTGTTATCGTCTTATTTTCAGTGTTATTTCTTAAAGAAAAAATTCAGCTTAAAAATATGATTGGATTAATGATTTCATTATTAGGTGTACTTCTAGTGTTAACCAAAGGACAGTTACATCTAATTTTCCATAATAACTATAATCAGGGCGATATCCTAATGATCTTTGCTATTATCGTTTGGACAATTTATTCTATAATCGGGAGAAAAACAAAAAATATTCCCCCTATCGCTGCTACCTCTGTTTCAGTTATATTTGCGTTAATAATGCTGCTTCCAATGATTGCGGTTAACGGAAGTGATTTTAATTTAAATCTAAGTCATCAAGCACTAATCGGAATTTTGTATATGGGAATGTTCCCTTCTGTTTGTTCTTTTATATTTTGGAATATCTCATTAAGACATATTGATGCTAGTAAGGCCGGAATTTATTTGAATTTAATCACAGTTTTTACAGCAATCATAGGTTTAATTCTTGGCAAAAGCATTTCAGTTGTTCAAGTTGTTGGTGGTGTTTTGGTGTTTATGGGGGTTTATTTAACAAGTATGAAAGTGAAGGCTAGGAAAGGAAAAGTGGAACAGATTCCCGGGGAAACTTTTAAAATATAG
- a CDS encoding L,D-transpeptidase — translation MRNTAAQTIEQRHDYHTVKWYKNWKLITSGIGIIFILIVIGLTYYQANHFNAKITINNVNVGHLTVEEALKQLQSSVLTNEVYIGNELIFDGKDTKMEFTEDDLPAIKKHLKSQWTFFPSFKSKNYFLMPKTKDKYRSETLKEEFEQKLISMNQQLKAPKDAQAILKDGKIIISESRDGTQYDVTTLLNNYDKQEYISEIHLDSSFILPIKEDSEIVKNQEKKLQQLLQGTVEYKVQDQVYSLKASELIKNATVSKDLDVSIDPANITNKITEIDNSQSTLGKHFTFKTHSGKVISVKGQGYGWALDVEKEAALVKSAFENGEKALSATNIIGNGWSNEGYGYNTLTNNGIGDTYAEVSIKEQRIWLYKDGKLILSTHVVTGKHSTQQDTLPGVWYILYKRSPYTLTGSTAGNPNYSIEVDYWAPFTNSGQGFHDAGWRNNWSSNAYLTAGSGGCVNVPPNVMKEVYNNLETYEPVVVY, via the coding sequence ATGAGGAACACTGCAGCACAAACGATTGAACAAAGGCACGACTATCACACTGTTAAGTGGTATAAAAATTGGAAGCTTATCACAAGCGGTATCGGTATTATTTTTATACTTATTGTGATTGGATTGACTTACTATCAGGCAAATCATTTTAATGCCAAGATTACGATTAATAACGTAAATGTTGGTCACTTAACCGTTGAAGAGGCATTAAAGCAATTACAATCATCCGTTTTGACTAACGAAGTTTATATCGGAAATGAACTAATTTTCGATGGCAAAGATACAAAGATGGAATTTACAGAAGATGATCTACCAGCAATCAAAAAGCATTTAAAAAGCCAGTGGACATTTTTCCCTTCATTTAAATCAAAAAACTATTTCTTAATGCCAAAAACCAAAGACAAATATCGTAGCGAAACACTTAAAGAAGAATTTGAACAAAAACTCATTTCAATGAATCAGCAATTAAAAGCACCAAAAGATGCACAAGCCATTTTGAAAGATGGAAAAATAATCATTTCAGAGAGTAGAGATGGCACTCAATACGATGTTACTACTCTATTAAATAATTATGATAAACAGGAATATATCAGCGAGATTCATCTCGACTCTTCATTTATTCTTCCGATTAAGGAAGACAGCGAGATTGTAAAAAATCAAGAAAAAAAGCTTCAGCAGCTTCTACAGGGTACTGTTGAGTATAAGGTACAAGATCAGGTGTATTCTTTAAAAGCAAGTGAGCTCATAAAAAATGCCACAGTCTCGAAAGATTTGGACGTATCCATTGATCCTGCGAATATCACAAATAAAATAACTGAAATCGATAACTCTCAATCCACATTAGGTAAACATTTCACCTTTAAAACCCATTCAGGGAAAGTCATTTCTGTTAAGGGTCAAGGCTACGGTTGGGCACTAGATGTTGAAAAAGAAGCAGCCCTTGTTAAAAGTGCTTTCGAAAATGGAGAAAAAGCGTTATCTGCAACTAATATTATCGGAAATGGTTGGAGTAATGAGGGCTATGGCTATAACACGCTCACAAACAACGGCATTGGCGATACTTATGCTGAAGTGTCGATTAAAGAACAGCGGATTTGGCTTTATAAGGATGGAAAACTTATTCTATCAACACATGTGGTTACTGGTAAGCATAGTACGCAGCAAGATACTCTTCCTGGAGTATGGTATATTCTCTATAAAAGAAGTCCATACACTCTAACTGGTAGCACTGCGGGTAATCCTAATTACTCAATAGAAGTTGACTATTGGGCTCCTTTCACAAACAGCGGGCAAGGATTTCACGACGCAGGCTGGCGAAATAACTGGTCAAGCAACGCTTATCTGACAGCAGGCTCCGGTGGGTGCGTGAATGTCCCTCCTAACGTTATGAAAGAGGTTTATAATAATCTCGAAACTTATGAGCCGGTTGTTGTTTATTAG
- a CDS encoding LLM class flavin-dependent oxidoreductase yields MKLSVLDQSVISEGQTAINALQNTIELAKITEELGYTRFWVAEHHNSNGMVGTSPEILMSQIASNTKKIRIGSGGVLLPQYSPYKVAENFKMLETLFPNRIDVGIGRSPGGSTITRLALTDGIRKSMNEFPRQVSDLQDYLFDTNSSSQPIHNVKAYPSIQTFPEMWLLGVTHRGARLAGEMGTSFTFGHFIHPTNGLYAMETYRRNFQPSKTQSSPKANVCIFVVCSDTQEKAEEIAVSQDLWLLAVERGLDTRIPSPKQKKLSPRDKEKIMENRKRMIVGTPQKVREEIQRLSDYYQTDEFMIINNTFNFEDKVRTYHLLAEVLLK; encoded by the coding sequence ATGAAACTCAGCGTTCTCGATCAATCTGTTATTAGTGAAGGGCAAACTGCTATTAATGCTCTTCAAAATACGATTGAGTTAGCAAAAATTACAGAGGAATTAGGCTATACAAGGTTTTGGGTAGCTGAACATCATAACTCAAATGGAATGGTTGGGACCTCTCCAGAGATACTTATGTCACAAATTGCTTCAAATACAAAAAAGATACGTATCGGCTCAGGAGGTGTACTTCTTCCACAATATAGTCCATATAAAGTCGCAGAAAACTTTAAAATGTTAGAAACGCTGTTTCCAAATCGAATTGATGTTGGGATAGGCCGATCACCAGGCGGATCAACAATAACTCGTTTAGCATTAACAGACGGGATAAGAAAAAGTATGAATGAGTTTCCGAGACAGGTTTCAGACCTTCAAGACTATTTATTCGACACTAACTCAAGTTCTCAACCAATTCACAATGTCAAAGCCTATCCAAGCATTCAAACATTTCCTGAAATGTGGTTATTAGGTGTAACACATCGTGGAGCCAGATTGGCAGGAGAAATGGGGACATCATTTACATTTGGCCATTTCATTCATCCCACAAACGGTTTATATGCTATGGAAACTTATAGAAGGAATTTTCAGCCATCAAAAACACAATCAAGCCCGAAAGCGAATGTATGTATTTTTGTTGTATGTTCTGATACACAAGAAAAAGCAGAAGAAATCGCCGTGAGTCAAGATTTATGGCTTTTAGCCGTTGAAAGAGGACTAGATACAAGAATTCCATCACCAAAACAAAAGAAGCTTTCACCTAGAGATAAAGAAAAGATCATGGAAAATAGAAAAAGGATGATTGTAGGAACTCCTCAGAAGGTAAGAGAGGAAATACAAAGACTAAGCGATTACTATCAAACAGATGAATTTATGATTATTAACAATACGTTTAATTTTGAGGATAAAGTACGAACCTATCATTTGTTGGCTGAGGTATTACTTAAATAA